The Ptychodera flava strain L36383 unplaced genomic scaffold, AS_Pfla_20210202 Scaffold_45__1_contigs__length_1260105_pilon, whole genome shotgun sequence genome window below encodes:
- the LOC139128181 gene encoding uncharacterized protein, with protein MADTLSEALLVSTSWNTASDDLTSQPTKTLVKDFSENLLESDEVSKLYCTVLDVEVSEDQKKDAESVGVTLIPATRSKWAKPNEDPAGVNWLFNHNTYYLKLKDLKAVQHVVSFSPKTENAAAAIHESLFPQAQLHQLSPPVPDGVLFTFDIWNEDACGLTNYHRTIIHDFCVRKAKAGEKLIAYSTVIDVELSKDQKKDAKKCGVILIPAQKEKKGTKKKDLPNVDWLLKHETYYPNLRQLQNIKYVVGYAPKTGWAAADIRETLFPDAKLVLINHACPEEECLWESGDEEDPELEDEMLEMASKADVLFSIGPTIYKYFENGYRTNIDGRQLSDIPHEEILPKPGQVYFDSKLVIGAETETPIILTYGQLDTKEALKKCESIAASIGNVANNFKECNKVCPVWKIKGVSKLNKKKTIRYLIEKLNSAHVMPKLYPTYSVKKLLQVLQQSHLCLPPSCYTDYSFEGLEAMAAGLPTRVQDDSHIASMIKKHFPMHTDVCVMTCKETCRDQKISKCLTSNTEAFHHARTLKEEFVQSEVVTKSLAKFASVFKEEKRTNKSGKHKGNGKEKEKETEQSEAVHHGMSVTEDTETIKTTVVHHGMSVTEDTKTIKTTAVHHGMSVTEGIETIQTTAVHHGISVTEDTETIKTTAVHHGMSEKEDMESTETTAMHPGMSVMDEKETTETVVVHHEMSITEDMETTDTTTVHHGMSVTKDMKTTDTTAVHHGMSVTEDMETTDTIAVHHGMSVTEDMKTTDTTAVHHGMSVTEAEIGESTAGQPGSSNTGLETTDVITKQSLVVRDKETTSKDSKEQRQTKQGHHRKRKKMNESDKKRKPKMLRKEIRSWQREQSNPGRSERNKSGPMKTNQTKYKTQRMKEMTTNPSNPPPLDSTKAKENTGSDAFIVHVGLDEESYQQQMRDLNSKVQTRSVRKKKEQLKAAWEKIQAEMDKTECEALTNNNSVQRVDQNCKDSFGEVSVTSMKQDSLTILLDLLLCITCTD; from the exons ATGGCAGACACACTCTCTGAAGCACTGCTTGTATCAACATCATGGAATACAGCATCTGATGACCTGACATCACAACCAACTAAAACACTGGTCAAAGATTTCTCTGAAAATCTACTGGAGTCTGATGAAGTTTCTAAACTCTACTGTACTGTCCTTGATGTGGAAGTCAGTGAAGACCAGAAGAAAGATGCAGAAAGTGTTGGAGTTACTCTGATCCCAGCTACAAGAAGTAAATGGGCTAAACCTAATGAAGACCCTGCTGGAGTTAACTGGTTGTTCAACCATAACACATACTACTTAAAACTGAAGGACTTAAAAGCTGTACAGCATGTTGTTAGTTTTTCTCCAAAGACAGAGAATGCAGCAGCTGCAATTCATGAAAGTCTCTTTCCTCAGGCTCAGTTACACCAGCTATCTCCTCCTGTGCCAGATGGGGTCTTGTTTACTTTCGACATTTGGAATGAGGATGCTTGTGGACTGACCAACTATCACAGGACTATAATCCATGATTTCTGTGTAAGGAAGGCCAAGGCTGGTGAAAAACTCATTGCATATTCCACTGTAATAGATGTAGAACTCAGTAAAGACCAGAAAAAAGATGCTAAGAAATGTGGAGTTATCTTGATTCCTGCACAAAAGGAGAAGAAAGGTACCAAGAAAAAAGATTTGCCAAATGTTGACTGGTTACTGAAGCATGAAACCTACTATCCAAACCTACGACAACTCCAAAACATCAAGTACGTAGTTGGCTATGCTCCAAAGACTGGATGGGCTGCTGCAGATATTAGGGAGACACTGTTCCCTGATGCCAAGCTAGTTTTGATTAACCACGCCTGTCCAGAGGAAGAGTGTCTCTGGGAAAGTGGAGATGAGGAGGATCCTGAATTGGAAGATGAAATGTTGGAAATGGCGAGTAAAGCTGACGTGTTATTCTCAATAGGTCCTACAATATACAAATACTTTGAAAATGGCTACAGAACAAACATTGATGGAAGACAGCTTTCAGATATCCCCCATGAAGAGATTCTTCCAAAACCTGGACAAGTTTACTTTGATAGTAAATTGGTCATTGGAGCAGAGACTGAAACTCCTATTATATTGACATATGGACAGCTTGACACAAAGGAAGCCTTGAAAAAGTGTGAGTCAATAGCTGCATCTATTGGAAATGTTGCTAACAACTTCAAGGAATGTAACAAAGTATGCCCAGTCTGGAAGATTAAAGGTGTTTCCAAGCtgaataaaaagaaaacaataagATATCTCATAGAAAAATTGAACAGTGCTCATGTCATGCCAAAACTCTATCCAACCTATTCAGTAAAGAAATTGTTACAAGTTCTTCAACAGTCTCACCTCTGCCTTCCTCCATCATGCTACACTGactacagttttgaaggcttggAAGCAATGGCAGCTGGTCTACCAACAAGAGTACAGGATGATTCACACATTGCTAGTATGATTAAAAAACACTTTCCAATGCATACAGATGTCTGTGTCATGACATGTAAGGAGACATGCAGGGaccagaaaatatcaaaatgtttaaCTTCCAACACTGAAGCTTTTCATCACGCAAGGACACTCAAAGAAGAGTTTGTTCAGAGTGAAGTGGTCACAAAAAGCTTGGCAAAATTTGCTTCTGTATTCAAAGAGGAGAAAAGGACCAATAAATCAG GAAAACATAAAGGAAATgggaaagaaaaggaaaaagaaacTGAACAAAGTGAGGCAGTGCACCATGGGATGTCAGTCACAGAAGATACAGAGACTATAAAGACTACAGTAGTGCACCATGGGATGTCAGTCACAGAAGATACAAAGACTATAAAGACTACAGCAGTGCACCATGGGATGTCAGTCACAGAAGGTATAGAGACTATACAGACAACAGCAGTGCACCATGGGATATCAGTCACAGAAGATACAGAGACTATAAAGACTACAGCAGTGCACCATGGGATGTCAGAAAAGGAAGATATGGAGAGTACAGAGACCACAGCAATGCACCCTGGGATGTCAGTCATGGACGAAAAGGAGACTACTGAAACTGTAGTAGTGCACCATGAGATGTCAATCACAGAAGATATGGAGACTACGGACACCACAACAGTGCACCATGGGATGTCGGTCACAAAAGATATGAAGACTACAGACACTACAGCAGTGCACCATGGAATGTCGGTCACAGAAGATATGGAAACTACAGACACTATAGCAGTGCACCATGGGATGtcagtcacagaagatatgaagACTACAGACACTACAGCAGTGCACCATGGGATGTCGGTCACTGAAGCAGAGATTGGTGAAAGCACAGCAGGGCAGCCTGGGAGTTCAAATACAGGATTAGAGACCACAGATGTTATTACAAAACAATCTTTGGTAGTCAGAGACAAAGAAACAACTTCTAAGGACAGCAAAGAACAAAGACAAACGAAACAAGGACATCATAGGAAAAGAAAGAAGATGAATGAAAGTGACAAGAAAAGAAAGCCCAAGATGTTGAGAAAAGAAATCAGAAGTTGGCAACGCGAACAATCCAATCCTGGAAGGAGTGAAAGAAATAAAAGTGGCCCTATGAAAACAAACCAGACCAAATACAAAACTCAGAGGATGAAAGAAATGACTACAAATCCAAGCAATCCACCACCATTAGACTCAACAAAAGCTAAAGAAAATACAG GTTCAGATGCTTTCATTGTGCATGTTGGACTAGATGAAGAATCCTACCAGCAACAAATGAGAGATCTTAACAGTAAAGTCCAAACGAGGAGTGTCAGGAAGAAAAAGGAACAATTGAAAGCAGCATGGGAGAAGATACAAGCAGAAATGGACAAAACTGAATGCGAGGCTCTAACAAATAACAATTCTGTCCAAAGAGTAGATCAAAACTGTAAGGACAGCTTTGGTGAAGTTTCAGTGACCAGTATGAAACAAGATTCCTTGACAATCTTACTTGACCTACTACTCTGTATAACTTGTACAGACTGA
- the LOC139128182 gene encoding uncharacterized protein, with translation MPPGLFQKNDNYVCGQWRQVKYLVDIFWNRWMKKYLSLQQERQKWLEIRRNLNVGGMVLIIDNTAPRNSWSMGRITEVMKDKKGLVRFAEVKTRASTLRRPMDKLCVLLEADAIEDSSEGHKNS, from the coding sequence ATGCCACCCGGCTTATTTCAGAAGAATGACAACTACGTATGCGGTCAATGGAGACAAGTGAAGTACCTGGTGGATATATTCTGGAATAGATGGATGAAAAAATATCTCTCATTGCAACAAGAGAGACAGAAGTGGCTTGAGATCAGAAGAAACCTCAACGTTGGAGGCATGGTGTTGATCATCGACAACACAGCGCCGAGGAACTCCTGGTCCATGGGCAGAATTACCGaagtgatgaaagacaagaagggACTCGTCAGGTTTGCAGAAGTCAAAACCAGAGCGTCTACTCTACGACGCCCGATGGATAAGTTGTGTGTGCTCCTTGAGGCCGACGCCATCGAAGATTCGTCTGAAGGACACAAGAACAGCTAA